The following proteins come from a genomic window of Plectropomus leopardus isolate mb chromosome 11, YSFRI_Pleo_2.0, whole genome shotgun sequence:
- the duox2 gene encoding dual oxidase maturation factor 1 has translation MTLYDDIYPFYPLQRTSFIFNGRLLTIILVFLVLAISLLLILPGIRGKSRLFWLLRIIISLFIGVVIVALNFTNDWAEARMTTNATYKSFSNAVVNADIGLHVGLYGINVTLKGNPVVQFNETIDYNEMFTWHDTIEEEYEEALEKGLPNPILYIAEKFTLSSPCGLIFQYRYSGRYASATLWTAFCCWLLTNILFSMPVILYAGYMMVATAAFIFFSMASFSTIMNVPQCVFSIGTDSFETNYSHSFWLALATGVMCIVLGILVVTLNYFIPEKMKEAFSVGADSYEDEDVSDGRGYLNSVFLDGVTVSPLTSKVTAEHI, from the exons ATGACTTTATACGATGACATTTACCCATTCTACCCTCTACAAAGGACCTCCTTCATCTTCAACGGCCGCTTGCTCACCATTATTCTGGTCTTCCTTGTGCTAGCCATCAGTCTTCTTCTCATTCTGCCAGGGATACGAGGGAAATCG AGGCTGTTCTGGCTGCTCAGAATAATCATCAGCTTGTTCATAGGCGTAGTGATAGTTG CGCTCAACTTTACCAACGACTGGGCCGAGGCCAGAATGACCACTAATGCCACCTACAAGTCTTTCAGCAACGCAGTGGTTAACGCTGACATCGGCTTGCATGTTGGACTGTACGGCATTAATGTGACACTGAAGG gGAATCCTGTTGTACAGTTCAATGAGACCATTGACTACAATGAAATGTTCACCTGGCATGACACTATTGAAGAAGAGTATGAGGAAGCTCTGGAAAAAGGTTTACCCAACCCCATCCTGTATATCGCTGAGAAATTCACCCTGAGCAGCCCATGTGGACTCATCTTTCAGTACAGATACTCTGGACGATACGCCTCTGCAACCCTCTG GACGGCCTTTTGCTGCTGGTTGCTCACCAATATCCTCTTTTCCATGCCGGTCATCCTGTATGCCGGGTACATGATGGTGGCCACTGCAGCCTTCATCTTCTTCTCCATGGCGTCCTTCTCCACCATCATGAACGTGCCACAGTGTGTTTTCTCAATCGGCACTGACTCCTTTGAAACTAACTACAGCCATTCATTCTGGCTGGCCCTGGCTACAG GTGTGATGTGCATTGTCCTCGGGATTCTGGTGGTGACGCTGAACTATTTTATACCAGAGAAGATGAAAGAGGCATTCAGTGTTGGTGCTGACAGTTATGAGGACGAAGATGTTTCTGATGGGAGGGGATACCTGAATTCAGTTTTTCTTGACGGAGTGACAGTTTCACCTCTGACATCAAAAGTCACAGCG gaaCATATATAA